The Natranaeroarchaeum aerophilus DNA segment GGAACTCGGGGCCGATGAGGACGCCCGCCAGGATCAGAAACAGGACGCTCGGGAGTCGGAGTCTGTCAGCCAGCACGCGGGAAGCGACGCCGAGTGCCAGGACGATGGCGACGACGCCGACGAGACTACTCATACTCGGCCACCGCCCGCCTCGATCGTCCAGTAGTGGGCTCTGGTATTTCTGGCCGTGTCACCTCTGGAATTGAGGAATCGAACGTCTTCAATCATTTCCTCCCGGCGACGCGGTTGCCGCAGTACCGTTCTCCCTGACTGCTCGTGCCCCGTAGTAGAGAATCACGGCGGTGACAAAGGCCGAGGAGCCGACGAGCAGGACGAAGCTAATGGTATCGAGGATCGGCATGGCGAGCCAGTTCGCGAGCTCACCGAACGCCACGGCGATGCTCGCCAGCAACAGCATGATGCCGAAGTAGATCGTCACGTCCGCCTCATCGACGTACGCGGTCGAGGCCGACCCGATTCGTGCGCCGAGCGCGCTGCCAGCGAGCAACGCGGTGACCACGCCGAGGTCGACGACGCCGTCGAGCCCGTAGGAAAAGGCCCCGACTGCCCCGGACATCAGCGCGCCAAAGAGGCTCGTCCCCACGGCGGCGGCCAGCGGGACGCCGATCAGGTAGTAGATTGCAGGCATCCGAATGAACCCGCCACCGACACCGAGAAAGCCGGAGACGACGCCGACGCCGCCACCGACGCCCGAGATTGTCCACAGCGAGGCCTTGCTTCCGTCCGTGAGCGTCACCATCGGTGGGATGTTGTACGACTTGATCCGTTT contains these protein-coding regions:
- a CDS encoding sulfite exporter TauE/SafE family protein, whose product is MEVLGLGLDLLVLFVGFGFMVGVFFGFFGMGGSFLVTPALLILGYPAPVAIGSSMAFVFGTAVIATMKHHDVGSVDYKLGALMFVGIAVGIEVGKYGVLALDALGQAELVVGTVYVLLLAAIGLLFVRSALNQDADEDGKEADPDDIPEIAKRIKSYNIPPMVTLTDGSKASLWTISGVGGGVGVVSGFLGVGGGFIRMPAIYYLIGVPLAAAVGTSLFGALMSGAVGAFSYGLDGVVDLGVVTALLAGSALGARIGSASTAYVDEADVTIYFGIMLLLASIAVAFGELANWLAMPILDTISFVLLVGSSAFVTAVILYYGARAVRENGTAATASPGGND